The following coding sequences lie in one Primulina huaijiensis isolate GDHJ02 chromosome 2, ASM1229523v2, whole genome shotgun sequence genomic window:
- the LOC140971005 gene encoding uncharacterized protein: MAPLQQTCRDNKVPFLCLLFLIFFASTLVSAYTQNQPKTSQRRRMLSETDDQDEPLIIKKKTSLSTTKNQTKFVKPASLSPKNQTKLIKTTNISGLFKNQTKVAKIFSDPSKNKTKVAKVTDLYPFTHSGPTLESLLQKLNSTSKKSSSNSTTAKSGSLLTKKSLDLHKNKTTKETKALLEKGVTKPKSKIPGKELPNKDQKKENPFWIDQEDDDDPVSEFIDLPSKFQETIMPDLEKISKTSQVYITKYNKEFTKGFKPYVGNKYATTIASLVSLAFILIPLILVSLIFNRIKAYFSLQKLLIFIQVYLSIYFTILCLSSLVTGLEPLKFFYATSRSTYVCVQVLQTLAYVLYLLLLLMYLILVFSTETGLGTKILGLAQTFVGFTVGLHYYMTVFHRAVLHQLPKTSWKVHSLYATCFLVICLFARVDWRKKAYLHEGGEEGKKS, from the coding sequence atggcTCCACTCCAACAAACCTGCCGCGATAACAAGGTACCTTTTCTTTGTCTACTCTTCCTCATTTTCTTCGCTTCAACTTTGGTCTCTGCATACACTCAAAACCAACCAAAAACATCCCAGAGAAGAAGGATGTTATCAGAGACAGATGATCAAGATGAGCCTCTTATTATCAAGAAAAAGACCAGTCTGAGCACAaccaaaaaccaaacaaaatttGTGAAACCAGCTTCACTTTCACCCAAGAACCAAACCAAGCTCATCAAAACCACTAACATCAGTGGTTTGTTCAAGAATCAAACCAAAGTTGCCAAGATTTTCTCTGATCCATCCAAAAACAAAACCAAGGTCGCCAAAGTTACCGATTTGTATCCCTTTACACATTCCGGTCCGACCCTCGAATCCCTGCTCCAGAAACTCAATTCCACCTCAAAAAAATCATCCTCAAACTCAACTACTGCAAAAAGTGGCTCACTTTTGACCAAGAAATCCTTAGATCTACACAAGAACAAAACAACCAAGGAAACCAAAGCCCTGTTGGAAAAGGGTGTCACCAAGCCCAAATCCAAAATCCCGGGTAAAGAGCTGCCTAATAAGGACCAAAAAAAGGAAAACCCTTTTTGGATCGATCAAGAAGATGACGACGACCCGGTTTCTGAGTTCATAGACCTCCCATCGAAATTTCAAGAAACTATAATGCCAGATTTGGAAAAGATTTCCAAAACCTCGCAGGTTTACATCACCAAATACAACAAAGAATTCACCAAAGGATTCAAGCCATACGTGGGCAACAAATATGCAACCACCATTGCTTCTTTAGTCTCGTTGGCCTTCATTCTGATCCCTTTAATCCTCGTTTCACTCATTTTTAATAGAATCAAAGCTTATTTCTCACTGCAAAAGCTCTTAATTTTCATCCAAGTCTACCTCTCGATATACTTCACGATACTCTGTTTATCTTCACTGGTGACTGGGCTTGAGCCGCTGAAGTTCTTCTACGCAACTTCCCGGTCCACGTATGTGTGTGTACAGGTGCTGCAGACTCTTGCGTATGTGTTGTACCTGCTTCTTCTGTTGATGTACCTGATTCTTGTGTTCTCGACCGAGACTGGGCTGGGCACCAAGATATTGGGCCTGGCCCAAACATTTGTGGGCTTCACCGTCGGGCTGCATTACTACATGACGGTGTTTCACAGGGCGGTGCTGCATCAACTGCCCAAGACAAGTTGGAAGGTCCATTCTCTTTATGCCACGTGTTTCCTCGTGATTTGTCTGTTTGCTAGGGTTGATTGGAGGAAGAAGGCTTATTTACACGAGGGCGGTGAAGAAGGTAAAAAGAGTTAG